The proteins below come from a single Prolixibacter sp. NT017 genomic window:
- a CDS encoding DUF5683 domain-containing protein, with translation MKKFLTGLLIIIGLLGNSIASQAQVRKAVKDSVKISESLYHKKHSPKKASIYSALFPGLGQIYNKKYWKLPIIYGGFAGLIYGFSWNNNLYNDYFEAYRTISQYSSPSQLTAQDKAYLDKFINNPSIDLTNSTHFNYVTKQLQSGKDFYRRNRDLTIIGMFALHVLNIIDASVDANFFDYDISDDLSMRIAPAPMNYYGRQTVGVKVNIKF, from the coding sequence TTGAAAAAATTTTTAACGGGGCTACTCATCATCATAGGCCTGCTAGGGAATAGCATAGCGAGCCAGGCACAGGTGCGGAAAGCGGTGAAGGACAGTGTGAAGATTTCTGAAAGTCTCTATCACAAAAAGCATTCGCCGAAAAAAGCGTCAATATATTCGGCCCTGTTTCCAGGTCTTGGGCAGATATACAATAAAAAATACTGGAAGCTTCCAATCATCTATGGAGGCTTTGCAGGTTTGATATACGGATTTAGTTGGAACAATAATTTGTATAACGACTATTTTGAAGCGTACCGGACCATATCGCAGTACAGTAGCCCAAGCCAATTAACGGCACAGGACAAGGCATACCTCGACAAGTTTATCAATAATCCCTCGATTGATCTTACCAACTCCACTCATTTCAATTATGTGACCAAGCAATTGCAAAGTGGTAAAGATTTCTATCGGAGAAACAGGGATTTAACAATTATTGGTATGTTTGCATTGCATGTGCTAAATATCATTGATGCAAGCGTTGACGCAAACTTTTTCGATTATGACATCAGTGATGATTTGAGTATGCGGATCGCACCTGCTCCAATGAATTATTACGGCAGGCAAACAGTTGGCGTTAAGGTCAACATCAAATTTTAG